In a single window of the Oscarella lobularis chromosome 4, ooOscLobu1.1, whole genome shotgun sequence genome:
- the LOC136186659 gene encoding phosphatidylinositol N-acetylglucosaminyltransferase subunit C-like has protein sequence MPPRWRKILYESQGVADNYVDDSFLQEMRKNVNTKTYPLNILMFHSGVVSQQISCVVLFASAFAYTDSKQLDPTHLFLLTAVMSTLSYAILIALDSSLLKINRLIADVQTAFLFVAALYTLSPVLRTLTETISTDTTYAMTTVMLLIHLLFHNYGVDSSVVSNAVSLNAAIFASVCLASRLPSSWHVFVTVLFAVHLFAHGPVVRHRLKVTWPWLDYLITYLLAIVCLFAIWWLSLSLTVLLMFLYLAVGFVCPIWFYKWQSLKNNIYGPWDEATIQD, from the exons ATGCCTCCGCGATGGCGAAAGATCCTTTACGAAAGCCAAGGCGTTGCGGACAATTACGTGGACGACAGCTTTTTGCaagaaatgagaaaaaacg TGAACACAAAAACCTATCCGCTAAATATTTTAATGTTTCATTCTGGCGTGGTCTCTCAACAAATCAGTTG CGTAGTACTATTTGCCTCGGCATTTGCGTACACGGATTCGAAGCAGTTGGATCCAACGCATCTTTTTCTCCTAACAGCCGTCATGTCTACACTCAGCTATGCAATCCTAATCGCACTCGACTCATCActattgaaaatcaatagat TGATAGCTGACGTGCAGACGgcctttctctttgttgCCGCACTATACACTCTTTCACCCGTACTAAGAACCCTCACTGAGACTATCAGCACAGACACAACGTATGCTATGACA ACCGTTATGCTTCTCATTCACTTGCTATTTCACAACTACGGAGTTGATAGTTCTGT AGTATCAAACGCTGTTTCTCTAAATGCAGCTATCTTCGCTTCCGTTTGTCTAGCATCGCGTCTACCTTCATCATGGCACGTCTTTGTAACCGTTCTCTTTGCTGTTCACTTATTTGCGCATGGTCCAGTCGTAAGACATAGACTAAAA GTGACGTGGCCTTGGCTGGATTATCTCATTACTTATCTATTGGCTATTGTTTGCCTTTTTGCCATTTGGTGGCTCTCTCTATCACTCACAGTTCTCCTAATGTTTCTCTACCTAGCTGTTGGCTTTGTCTGCCCCATTTGGTTTTACAAGTGGCAATCATTGAAAAA TAACATTTATGGCCCGTGGGATGAAGCAACAATTCAAGACTGA
- the LOC136186679 gene encoding deoxyhypusine synthase-like, with protein sequence MDAARQAVLVPTTVDLAADATVIRGYDFNDGVDFHALLESFSRTGFQASNVGAAIVEIKRMIEAKKVPLSDEKRETLAQIRDKEERPLDSCTIFLGYTSNLISCGTREVIRFLAEHNMVDCIVTTAGGIEEDFIKCMAKTYLGEFSLKGAELRAKGINRTGNLLVPNDNYCKFEEWVTPILDQILKEQDENKINWTPSKIIDRLGKEINNPESVYYWTHKNNIPVFCPALTDGALGDCIYFHSFKKPGLRVDLVEDLRRLNTMSVQSVSTGMIILGGGVIKHHICNANLMRNGADYSVYVNTAQEFDGSDSGARPDEAVSWGKIKVTAKPTKVYGEASVIFPLLVAETFAREHHEKKTTLK encoded by the exons ATGGACGCCGCTCGCCAAGCCGTACTCGTTCCGACGACCGTCGATCTTGCTGCTGATGCCACGGTGATCCGCGGTTACGATTTCAACGACGGAGTCGACTTCCACGCTCTGCTCGAGTCGTTTTCCCGGACGGGTTTCCAAGCGAGCAATGTCGGTGCCGCGATTGTTGAAATCAAGCGCATG atcgaagcgaaaaaggTGCCGCTGAGTgacgagaagagagaaacgttAGCCCAGATACGAGATAAGGAGGAAAGACCTCTCGACAGTTGCACAATCTTTCTCGGCTATACGTCCAATTTGATATCTTGTGGAACAAGAGAAGTTATTCGTTTTCTAGCCGAACATAACATG GTAGATTGCATTGTTACCACTGCTGGTGGCATCGAAGAGGATTTTATCAAGTGCATGGCTAAAACCTATTTGGGAGAGTTTAGCCTAAAAGGAGCCGAGCTTCGAGCCAAGGGCATAAACCGGACTGGCAATCTTCTCGTACCAAATGACAACTACTGCAAATTTGAGGAATGGGTCACACCTATACTGGATCAAATACTCAAAGAGCAGGATGAAAAC aaaatcaattggaCGCCTTCGAAAATCATTGATCGACTTGGAAAAGAGATCAACAACCCAGAATCGGTGTACTATTGGACTCACAAG AACAATATCCCCGTTTTTTGTCCAGCCTTGACAGACGGAGCCCTAGGTGACTGCATCTACTTTCACAGTTTCAAGAAACCGGGCTTACGAGTAGATTTAGTCGAAG ACCTTAGACGCCTGAACACCATGTCAGTACAGTCAGTCAGCACAGGCATGATCATACTGGGTGGAGGCGTAATAAAACATCACATATGCAATGCTAATCTCATG AGAAACGGCGCTGACTATTCCGTGTACGTGAACACAGCTCAGGAGTTTGACGGCAGTGACTCTGGTGCTCGTCCCGACGAAGCCGTTTCCTGGGGCAAAATCAAAGTGACAGCTAAACCAACCAAG GTTTATGGCGAAGCGTCCGTCATCTTTCCtctgctcgtcgccgagacgTTCGCTCGTGAACAtcacgaaaagaaaacgacgctaAAATGA
- the LOC136186683 gene encoding uncharacterized protein has product MRSWLYPFALCVTFAAVAARMPKFSWDTVPVFNHMANVSGPFNDEAVRILARFPLVTFEKMQGASLSPCCSEDKIVEAAKQIKATNSSVITIFYLNSVLDFTNYRLHEELLKRPELFLRNASGDIVRIHPGKSPELLNVFDFSQEAARNLWANDCINATKSGYVDGCFADRAGEEAFAHNKLTPEKATAYANGHDQVLQDVQKSLGDNVLIANNYLLSGVTATMIEAFRSNEESIQRLQEAVSQKKLVEVHAGYFDSCKNITDTLAAFLIGAGDYSYYACSAGWTANEIHTDWLTWHPEYDKPLGKPTGPATKEGDVYTRHFASGTVATFDTKTNKGDIKWAEA; this is encoded by the coding sequence ATGAGAAGTTGGCTCTATCCTTTCGCTCTTTGTGTCACTTTTGCAGCTGTAGCTGCCAGAATGCCAAAATTTAGTTGGGACACCGTTCCAGTGTTCAATCACATGGCCAATGTGAGCGGCCctttcaacgacgaagcCGTCCGCATTCTAGCTCGATTTCCTCTCGTCACATTCGAAAAGATGCAGGGAGCGAGTTTATCGCCATGTTGTAGCGAAGACAAAATAGTAGAGGCAGCGAAGCAGATCAAGGCAACTAACAGTTCAGTTATAACAATCTTCTACTTGAACAGCGTGCTCGATTTCACAAACTATCGTCTTCACGAAGAATTGTTAAAGCGTCCAGAATTGTTTTTGAGAAACGCTTCTGGAGATATCGTTCGTATTCACCCAGGAAAAAGTCCTGAGCTATTGAACGTGTTCGACTTCTCGCAAGAAGCTGCACGCAATCTCTGGGCTAACGACTGCATCAACGCTACGAAAAGTGGATACGTTGATGGCTGTTTTGCTGACAGGGCCGGAGAGGAGGCCTTTGCACACAACAAGCTTACTCCCGAGAAAGCGACTGCCTACGCAAATGGACATGACCAGGTTCTCCAAGATGTACAGAAAAGCTTGGGAGACAACGTTCTGATTGCCAACAATTATCTCCTATCCGGCGTCACTGCGACGATGATCGAGGCATTTCGTTCAAATGAGGAATCGATTCAGAGGTTACAGGAAGCGGTGTCTCAAAAGAAATTGGTCGAAGTGCATGCTGGTTATTTTGATTCGTGCAAAAATATTACCGATACTCTAGCTGCTTTTTTGATTGGCGCCGGAGACTATTCCTACTATGCTTGCTCAGCTGGCTGGACAGCAAACGAAATTCATACGGACTGGTTAACCTGGCACCCGGAATATGATAAACCACTAGGAAAGCCGACAGGTCCGGCCACGAAAGAAGGTGACGTCTACACTCGTCACTTCGCCTCAGGAACAGTGGCCACATTCGATACGAAAACGAACAAAGGAGACATTAAATGGGCAGAAGCGTAA
- the LOC136186660 gene encoding probable peptidyl-tRNA hydrolase, with product MQRRKIAATRLAYHTRANFYALVNYLRRMTNRSRSMDEIATNASKTCLLIGLGNFGMEKSRHSVGRTVIDSFASQLGVVWQKERRLFGYTARISSKDAPQQLILLKPTLYMNENGRSVAKGAAFYGVEASDVFLIHDDIDLPLGKCAVKNGGSARGHNGVKSAVICMQSDRMPRLRFGIGRPHSRSLVRDYVLEDFDEEEMPLVEATVKSCVELLMIRFAAFIPRRKNDDVILLDGPKASDKPDS from the exons ATGCAACGCCGAAAAATCGCAGCAACGCGTCTCGCCTATCACACGCGAGCGAACTTCTACGCGCTCGTCAACTACTTACGACGCATGACAAATAGGAGCCGATCAATGGACGAAATAGCGACGAACGCGTCAAAAACGTGCCTG CTCATCGGTCTGGGCAACTTCGGCATGGAGAAATCGCGCCACAGCGTCGGTCGAACGGTGATCGATAGCTTCGCCAGTCAACTCGGCGTCGTTTGGCAAAAGGAACGTCGTCTATTTGGCTACACGGCGCGAATTTCGTCCAAAGACGCGCCCCAGCAGCTCATACTACTCAAACCTACGCTCTATATGAACGAGAACGGTCGTTCCGTGGCGAAAGGAG CTGCCTTTTATGGAGTCGAGGCGTCGGACGTATTTCTCATTCACGACGATATCGATCTTCCTTTGGGAAAGTGTGCTGTGAAAAACGGAGGAAGTGCAAg AGGTCACAATGGTGTCAAGTCAGCTGTGATCTGCATGCAGTCCGAT aggaTGCCTAGACTAAGATTTGGCATAGGGCGACCGCATTCTCGGTCTCTCGTACGCGACTACGTTCTAGAGGATTTTGACGAGGAAGAAATGCCTTTGGTCGAGGCAACGGTGAAGTCGTGCGTCGAACTGCTTATGATTAGATTTGCCGCATTCAttccaagaagaaaaaacgacgacgtcatcttaTTGGACGGACCAAAAGCATCTGATAAACCAGATTCGTGA
- the LOC136186667 gene encoding titin homolog: MYVFLLIGCPERTRSITYANMATEISLDQLYNDFSDSVDFLTILSLFGRICDSVDVDRRAKPRDFYAQLKTSLSTWKSRSLWELLDRKASLSVYDDGRACTGGNVLIVGAGPCGLRFAVEAALLGADRVVVVEKRTSFSRNNVLHLWPFTMEDLRSLGAKKFFGKFGAGGLDHISIRILQAVLLKICLVLGVHVHSGAEFHDIIEPSGGTTGWTADVRPPSVVNGAEFDVVVGADGRRSSLLKRGFRQKEFRAKLAIAITANFVNGNTTAEAAVPELPGVSYVYKRDFFDTLSAKHGIELENIVYYKDETHYFVMTAKKTSLVAKKVLKQDSSDAAKLLSSSNINVEHLCTFALQAAKFATEDQLPAYEFERTLDGKSDVALFDFTSMYAADSAAKIIERNGKRIMVALVGDSLLEPFWPMGTGCARGFLSCMDTAWMMKRFFASDFEPMKLLEQREVLLNLLPQTTTTRLHANHAAYTIDPETRYLSAMDSARAAPSCAHLYDCGGGGGGGSSQNGPSPAAKTTTEPAKKRVKTMEMKMPSKPLKISSAPKGTRGFQLRRKTRIGGGGGGGGGSGGGSGSSGLPSPAMSPPPVLTPSSPLSSGQIGLRKIATSPLVSKKKRSLIPVVTKKTEKEKKDIEKEAEKKKDDVAPLLAPSAGKRDKEQSGTKKAIGIGRKGIEPQPVGNHHDEAKSNEKANTIPSKENDKSNEKELRRERPQKRAQASARERSLKEAIRKEENPALSQSRVLKKLPVGERKATSIKRQHSSKDVLRGEGPHSLPLSKQKLVRSTKRSTSVQGSGNSRKSVKALARGTRSGSPLKSTSSSATVKKMASALSKLCVKLPADRAELALEVLASIIAVIENFPHEEDYQRLDINSPKFKTSVWDSCEAQDFLLASGWMPFGDFIVFPVDLSDAHLTEAFECLQERKREFQRKLWRGAVTGGFGLFSAKQSAALVNAIKTKMTAKRLSYTAALVEVAANRLLKQEDELEKFNLRVEKRGETKEPLISTEAVVEIERRWNTPEKSPVPLRHHSTSKEKRVRRHSYHESVGGRRATFSAVLGADKKPGATEATRRKREEEKARNFLKQEKEKRRLRSLATTDGGENGIPDEVDGGGGVFARTDEAEKTGNVDLVSSSSLTRSTRAFVVPSSMGSAKAELERLAAELEEEQAKYRRWKAARANPVKREREGDTIIEMNARHDDDKNDVKIAQMKENDVKDTRAFEKVAADVREMWHQKERGEKPESSSFDTKEETSQAIEKSSEKDAFIEKSCEEKEEKQESFSLRSHSATEATGFKRPLKHAFKVQQVSAVVEQTSEKEAGAVVEPCQAAEEIAKPTSREEEDLTIQGSIGAKEKLKSKIKDLNI; the protein is encoded by the exons ATGTacgtttttttattaatcGGTTGCCCGGAACGCACGCGATCTATCACCTATGCAAATATGGCGACGGAGATTAGTTTGGACCAATTGTACAACGATTTTAGCGATTCCGTCGATTTTCTTACGATTCTATCCCTATTCGGTCGCATCTGCgacagcgtcgacgtcgatcgtcgcgcaaAACCGCGCGATTTCTACGCACAATTGaaaacgtcgctttcgacgtgGAAATCGCGTTCGCTTTGGGAGCTACTCGATCGCAAGGCGTCGTTGAGCGTCTACGATGACGGCCGAGCGTGCACGGGCGGAAACGTGCTGATTGTGGGCGCTGGACCGTGCGGATTGcgcttcgccgtcgaagcgGCACTCCTCGGCGCCGATcgggtcgtcgtcgtcgaaaaacggACGAGTTTTTCGCGCAACAACGTCCTGCACTTGTGGCCGTTTACTATGGAGGATTTGCGAAGCTTGGGcgcgaagaaattcttcggCAAATTCGGCGCGGGTGGTCTCGATCACATAA GCATTCGCATTCTCCAAGCCGTTCTTCTCAAAATCTGTCTCGTTCTCGGCGTTCACGTGCACTCCGGCGCCGAATTCCACGACATCATCGAGCCAAGCGGCGGAACCACCGGTTGGACGGCAGACGTCCGACCGCCGTCCGTCGTCAACGGCGCGGAAtttgacgttgtcgtcggtgccgacggacgacgaagtAGTCTATTGAAACGCGGCTTTCGACAGAAGGAGTTTCGCGCTAAATTGGCCATCGCAATCACGGCGAATTTCGTGAATGGAAACACGACCGCCGAAGCGGCCGTTCCCGAGTTGCCCGGCGTTTCTTACGTGTACAAACGCGACTTCTTCGACACCTTGTCGGCGAAGCACGGCATCGAATTGGAGAACATCGTCTATTACAAAGACGAGACGCACTATTTCGTGATgacggcgaaaaagacgagtcTCGTTGCGAAAAAAGTTCTCAAACAG GATTCCTCTGATGCTGCCAAATTGCTGTCGAGTTCGAATATCAACGTCGAGCACTTGTGCACTTTCGCTCTCCAAGCGGCCAAGTTCGCAACCGAAGACCAACTACCGGCATACGAATTCGAACGCACCCTCGACGGAAAATCTGACGTTGCCTTATTCGACTTCACGTCGATGTATGCCGCTgattcggcggcgaagatAATCGAACGAAACGGGAAAAGAATCATGGTAGCACTAGTCGGCGATAGTCTACTCGAA CCTTTTTGGCCTATGGGCACTGGCTGTGCTCGCGGATTTCTCAGCTGCATGGACACGGCGTGGATGATGAAGAGATTTTTCGCGTCCGACTTCGAACCGATGAAATTGCTCGAGCAACGCGAAGTTCTGCTGAATTTGCTTccgcagacgacgacgactcgactGCACGCGAATCACGCCGCCTACACTATTGACCCGGAAACGCGTTACCTCAGCGCAATGGATAGCGCGCGAGCAGCGCCGTCCTGCGCTCATCTGTATGActgtggcggcggcggcggcggcggatcaAGTCAGAACGgcccgtcgccggcggcgaaaacgacgacagaacCTGCGAAAAAGAGAGTCAAAACGATGGAGATGAAAA tgCCTTCCAAGCCGCTAAAAA TTTCGTCGGCTCCCAAAGGGACGCGCGGGTTTCAGCTGCGCCGGAAAACCAGgattggcggcggcggcggcggcggcggcggaagcggcggcggaagcggcagTAGCGGCTTGCCGTCGCCTGCCATGAGTCCGCCTCCTGTGTTGACACCATCATCGCCTTTGTCTTCTGGACAGATTGGCTTAAGAAAGATAGCAACGTCGCCGCTGGTCAGTAAAAAGAAACGGAGTTTAATACCCGTTGtgacgaagaagacagaaaaagagaaaaaggataTTGAAAAGGaggcagaaaaaaagaaagacgacgtggCTCCTTTATTGGCACCTTCTGCTGGGAAAAGAGATAAGGAGCAAAGTGGCACAAAGAAAGCTATtggaattggaagaaaaggGATTGAACCTCAACCTGTTGGAAATCATCACGACGAGGCAAAGTCTAACGAGAAAGCGAATACGAttccttcaaaagaaaacgacaagtCAAATGAGAAGGAATTGAGAAGGGAACGCCCGCAGAAGAGAGCACAGGCATCAGCGAGGGAACGATCGCTAAAAGAAGCCATTCGCAAGGAAGAGAATCCAGCCTTAAGTCAAAGCAGGGTCCTAAAG AAACTTCCTGTCGGTGAGCGTAAAGCGACGTCCATCAAGAG ACAACACAGCAGTAAAGATGTGCTGCGAGGCGAAGGACCTCACTCGCTGCCTCTATCAAAACAAAAA CTTGTGAGATCTACGAAAAGGAGCACTTCGGTCCAGGGCAGCGGCAACAGCAGAAAGAGTGTAAAAGCCCTTGCTAGGGGTACTAGAAGCGGGTCTCCTTTGAAGAGCACTTCTTCGAGTGCAACCGTAAAGAAAATGGCATCAGCACTGAGCAAGCTTTGCGTCAAATTGCCGGCAGACAGAGCCGAATTGGCTTTGGAAGTGCTTGCCAGCATTATAGC TGTTATTGAGAACTTTCCTCATGAGGAAGACTATCAAAGGCTTGATATAAACAGCCCAAAATTCAAGACTTCGGTGTGGGACAGTTGCGAAGCTCAGGATTTTCTTCTAGCAAGTGGCTGGATGCCG TTTGGTGACTTTATTGTGTTTCCTGTTGATCTTTCCGACGCTCATTTGACGGAGGCGTTTGAATGCCTGCAAGAGCGTAAAAG AGAATTTCAGCGGAAATTGTGGAGAGGCGCTGTAACCGGAGGCTTTGGGCTTTTTTCCGCAAAACAATCAGCGGCTCTTGTGAACGCAATCAAGACGAAAATGACGGCGAAACGGCTTTCGTATACtgccgctctcgtcgaagtGGCGGCAAATCGGCTCTTGAAGcaagaagacgaactcgaaaaattcaatttgagAGTAGAAAAACGAGGCGAAACGAAAGAGCCG CTCATCTCTACGGAAGcggtcgtcgaaatcgagcgcCGATGGAACACGCCGGAAA agtcGCCGGTTCCACTTCGTCAtcactcgacgtcgaaggagaagagagtGAGAAGACACAGCTATCACGAGAGCGTCGGCGGTCGACGCGCGACGTTCTCGGCCGTTTTGGGCGCAGATAAGAAACCCGGCGCTACggaggcgacgagacgaaagcgagaggaagagaaagcgagaaatTTCCTGAAgcaggagaaagagaagcggAGGTTGAGATCGCTGGCTACGACGGACGGAGGAGAGAACGGAATTCCGGACGAAgtggacggcggcggcggcgtttttGCTCGTACGGACGAAGCAGAGAAGACCGGGAACGTCGATCTCGTgagttcgtcgtctttgacgcGATCAACGCGTGCTTTTGTCGTGCCGTCGAGTATGGGAAGTGCTAAGGCGGAGTTGGAGCGTCTTGCCGCTgagttggaggaggagcaggCGAAGTATCGTCGCTGGAAAGCGGCGAGAGCGAATCCAGTtaaacgagagagagaaggcgACACCATCATCGAGATGAATGCtcgtcatgacgacgacaagaatGATGTCAAGATTGCTCAAATGAAGGAGAATGACGTGAAAGATACGAGGGCATTTGAGAAGGTCGCTGCCGATGTTAGGGAAATGTGGCATCAGAAGGAGAGAGGCGAAAAACCGG AATCAAGTAGCTTTGATACGAAAGAGGAGACCTCGCAGGCTATAGAAAAGAGCTCAGAAAAGGATGCTTTTATAGAAAAAAGCTGtgaggagaaggaagagaagcaaGAGTCTTTCAGTCTGAGGAGTCACTCCGCGACGGAAGCTACGGGCTTTAAACGGCCTCTGAAGCAT GCCTTTAAAGTTCAGCAGGTTTCTGCGGTGGTTGAGCAGACGTCGGAAAAGGAAGCTGGAGCCGTGGTTGAGCCATGTCAAGCAGCAGAGGAAATTGCAAAGCCGACGAGCCGCGAGGAGGAAGATCTAACGATACAAGGCTCAATTGGggcgaaagagaaactaaAGTCAAAGATAAAAG ATCTCAACATTtaa
- the LOC136186675 gene encoding cilia- and flagella-associated protein 157-like: MPPKKKKGKGKGKKKASAKASARKSATRKEKPSGEETLSELGREFYLIQIRDLETRVTRYQRKCDELELKNETLQTDADRLEGEKRDMHRFFSQQLEDRNDSVSDLHEKFMALQEERVAERDQYEVKIQTLRASNQAEKDQLSSEVTILQGKLNSVEEFVHQKDELETRLAELEREIESKEKRHQEILNDLERKAVQDKNRLKKEMEARLNDVAAEFRRVSNQQMADTTKRTIIENVAVSSQLSKMSDKMDELIRENDELKKKVKVQAREMQLLDYNQKEFAKKHVNSQKIVQMITSKFKDQDQLLNEYIERDRNRLELEGSLATAMEAAEMSEMEREKLHHQLDEKEEEIKQSQTKLAAVSEQNSKLSAILSECASAIQGVLKVPSESTGDTPSPPRDPLARESFLSSLFSLLNSAASVRLAPGPAAAFNPKAGRRSPLRPLSGGGSFEGYHYLPGDLGLVPRPTVASMQSPSTLGQLRRVKTRSIGTQCGPNRSRTIPEQTASSKGELIGGLVPPGAAVPASLVAATNRR, translated from the exons ATGCCtcccaagaaaaagaaaggcaaaggaaagggaaaaaagaAGGCCAGCGCCAAAGCAAGCGCTCGAAAGAGCGCAACGCGAAAGGAAAAACCGAGCGGCGAAGAGACACTGTCCGAACTCGGACGCGAATTCTATCTCATCCAAATACGCGATCTAGAAACGCGCGTGACGCGCTACCAGCGCAAATGCGACGAACTCGAACTCAAAAACGAGACGCTCCAAACAGACGCCGATCGTCTGGAAGGCGAAAAACGCGACATGCATCGATTTTTCAGCCAGCAGCTCGAAGATCGCAACGACAGCGTATCGGATCTCCACGAAAAGTTCATGGCCCTTCAAGAGGAGCGCGTCGCCGAGCGCGATCAGTACGAAGTGAAAATACAGACGCTGCGCGCGTCGAATCAAGCGGAAAAGGATCAACTCAGCTCGGAAGTGACGATTTTACAGGGAAAATTGAATAGCGTCGAGGAGTTCGTGCATCAGAAGGACGAACTCGAAACGCGTCTTGCCGAGCTCGAGCGGGAGATCGAGTCGAAGGAGAAGCGGCATCAGGAAATTTTGAATGATTTGGAGCGAAAAGCGGTTCAGGATAAGAATCGTTTGAAGAAGGAAATGGAAGCGAGGTTGAATGACGTTGCCGCcgaatttcgacgcgtttccAATCAGCAGATGGCCGACacgacgaagcggacgattatcgagaacgtcgccgtgtcGTCTCAGCTGTCGAAGATGTCGGATAAAATGGACGAGTTGATACGGGAGAATGACgagctgaagaagaaggtgAAAGTGCAGGCGAGGGAAATGCAATTGTTGGATTACAATCAGAAGGAATTTGCAAAGAAGCACGTCAATAGTCAAAAG ATCGTTCAGATGATTACGAGCAAGTTCAAAGATCAAGATCAACTTCTGAATGAGTACATAGAACGCGATAGAAATCGATTAGAATTGGAGGGATCCTTAGCAACTGCAATGGAAGCAGCAGAAATGTCAGAAATGGAAAGAGAA aaACTTCACCATCAATtggacgagaaagaagaagaaataaaacaGTCTCAAACAAAACTAGCAGCCGTCTCCGAACAGAATAGCAAACTCTCCGCTATCCTCTCCGAATGCGCGTCAGCAATCCAAGGCGTTCTCAAG GTTCCTTCCGAAAGTACGGGCGACACGCCCTCGCCTCCTCGCGACCCACTTGCACGCGAGAGCTTCCTCTCCTCGTTATTTTCATTGCTCAACAGCGCCGCATCCGTTCGTCTCGCACCCGgccccgccgccgctttcaaTCCCAAAGCGGGACGACGATCGCCTCTAAG gccTCTGTCTGGTGGCGGTTCGTTTGAAGGCTATCATTATTTGCCGGGCGATTTGGGACTTGTCCCGCGACCGACCGTCGCATCGATGCAGTCGCCATCGACTCTGGGACAATTGCGTCGTGTAAAAACTCGAAGCATTGGAACGCAATGCGGTCCAAACAGA TCGCGCACAATTCCCGAACAGACAGCGAGTTCTAAAGGAGAATTAATCGGGGGGCTCGTGCCGCCGGGAGCGGCAGTGCCAGCTTCTCTAGTAGCAGCTACCAATAGAAGATAG